GGCCTCCCGGCCCAACCGGTTTGTCTATGTCCACACCCCCAAGCACGGGTCGTGGCTCAACCTCGTGGAAACCCTGTTTTCCAAGATGAGCCGAACTTTTCTCAGACATATTCGGGTCCAGTCCTGGGAAGAACTCAAACAGCGTATTCTCAAAGGCGTGGAGGAAATCAATACCAACCCCGTTGTGCATCGTTGGAGAAATTTTGATTTCGAAACAGCAAAGTAGTCTATGTATTTATGAAACGGATCAGAACTAGGCATTGATGATTCTGGACGAGTGAATATGCCGATTGATTTTTCCTTTTTTGGAGTGCGCCGGTCTGGGCGGCGAAATTTCGCGTTTAAAGGCACATTGAAGAACCTCGTCCATTTGTTCCACAAAAACGAATTTAAGATCCTTTTTAACATGTTTGGGGATTTCTTCCAGGTCTCTTTCATTTCTTTTGGGTAAAATGATTGTTTTGATTCCAACGGCTTTTGCGGCCAGAATTTTTTCTTTCAGACCGCCGATCGGAAGAACTCTTCCCCGCAGGGTGACCTCTCCCGTCATAGCGACATCTTTCCGAACCGGGATGTTCGTCAAGGCGGAGGTAATCGAGGATGCCATCGTAATTCCCGCTGAAGGACCGTCTTTAGGGATCCCTCCCGCCGGGACATGGATATGAATATCGTTTTTTGAAAAGATATCCGGGTTGATGCCTAATTCTTTCCCTTTCGAACGAATATAACTCAACGCCGCCTGAGCCGATTCTTTCATCACATCCCCAAGCTGGCCGGTAAGGATGAGGTTCCCTTTTCCTTTCATTAAAGTCGCTTCGATATAAATGATATCTCCTCCAACCTCTGTCCAGGCCAGGCCGGTGGCGACTCCCACCTCATCTTTTTTCTGTTCTTCTTCGGGAAGAAATTTAGGAATCCCGAGGTATTGTTGCAGGTTTAAGGGAGTGATTTTGAAAAGCTTCGGCTTTCCTTCAGCTATTTTTCGAGCTACTTTTCGGAAGATTGTCGCAATTTCTCTTTCTAAATTGCGAACACCGGCTTCACGGGTATATTCCGAAATGATCGTTCTTAACGCAGGTTCTGTGATTTGGGCATATTTGTTTGTGACTCCGTTCGCTTCAAGCTGCCGCGGAATGAGGTAATTTGTGGCGATGCCAACTTTTTCCTCAAGGATATACCCTGAAATTTCAATCACCTCCATTCTATCGCGAAGAGGGGAGGGAATGGTGTGGAGTAAATTAGCAGTCGTAATGAACATCACGTTCGACAGATCAAAGGGAACAGCCAGGTAATGGTCCATGAAGGCATTGTTTTGTTCAGGATCGAGGACTTCTAAAAGAGCAGAGGAGGGATCACCCCGGAAGTCGGTTCCGATTTTATCAACTTCATCCATCATGAAGACGGGATTTAGGGTGCCGGCTTGCTTGATTCCCTGAATAATCTTCCCGGGAAGCGCACCGACATAGGTTCTTCGATGTCCCCGGATTTCGGCCTCATCCCGGACGCCTCCCAGGGAAATTCTAACAAAC
Above is a window of Nitrospirota bacterium DNA encoding:
- a CDS encoding IS630 family transposase — its product is ASRPNRFVYVHTPKHGSWLNLVETLFSKMSRTFLRHIRVQSWEELKQRILKGVEEINTNPVVHRWRNFDFETAK
- the lon gene encoding endopeptidase La, whose protein sequence is MVLPLFVGREMSIKAIESALGTNKMVLLVAQKSLDIENPTSKDMYSLGTIGMIMRMLKLPDGRIKILVQGISKAKIIEYAETAPFFTVKIEKIIEEKNEKSSLEVEALMRTVKEQLEKIINFGRIVVPDIMVILENIEDPGRLADMIASNLGLKVDIAQEILEMIDPVARLKKVSEVLTKELDVLSMQQKIQAEAKGEMDKTQREYYLREQVKAIQKELGDLDERSEEISDLKKRIQEAKIPEKVAKEAEKQLKRLDRMHPDSAESATIRTYLEVLVELPWSKKSKDKLNIKTASKILNEDHYDLEKVKERILEYLAVRKLKEKMKGPILCFAGPPGVGKTSLGKSIARALGREFVRISLGGVRDEAEIRGHRRTYVGALPGKIIQGIKQAGTLNPVFMMDEVDKIGTDFRGDPSSALLEVLDPEQNNAFMDHYLAVPFDLSNVMFITTANLLHTIPSPLRDRMEVIEISGYILEEKVGIATNYLIPRQLEANGVTNKYAQITEPALRTIISEYTREAGVRNLEREIATIFRKVARKIAEGKPKLFKITPLNLQQYLGIPKFLPEEEQKKDEVGVATGLAWTEVGGDIIYIEATLMKGKGNLILTGQLGDVMKESAQAALSYIRSKGKELGINPDIFSKNDIHIHVPAGGIPKDGPSAGITMASSITSALTNIPVRKDVAMTGEVTLRGRVLPIGGLKEKILAAKAVGIKTIILPKRNERDLEEIPKHVKKDLKFVFVEQMDEVLQCAFKREISPPRPAHSKKGKINRHIHSSRIINA